One part of the Acinetobacter sp. XS-4 genome encodes these proteins:
- a CDS encoding transcriptional repressor: protein MTATSKSLLNGLPIKKSRIQVFEILNQNPQGLSAVSIYAQIKNEHKITLGTIYRILSEFENRKLIKRVFLGKSKSIYKIRKDKMSCNLICLKTSEASSFEHEKVKELLHEVMDIIFANTGSDISSIELNLYTE from the coding sequence ATGACGGCAACTTCAAAATCATTATTAAATGGACTACCCATAAAAAAATCAAGAATACAGGTTTTTGAAATTTTAAATCAAAATCCACAAGGCTTAAGCGCTGTGAGTATTTATGCGCAAATTAAAAATGAACATAAAATTACGCTTGGAACAATTTATCGAATCTTATCTGAATTTGAAAATCGTAAGCTCATCAAAAGGGTTTTCTTAGGAAAAAGTAAAAGTATTTATAAGATCAGAAAAGATAAAATGAGCTGCAATCTAATTTGTCTTAAAACTTCGGAAGCCTCTAGCTTTGAACATGAGAAAGTTAAGGAATTACTTCATGAAGTCATGGACATTATTTTTGCCAATACTGGATCAGACATTAGCAGTATTGAACTTAATCTCTATACAGAATAA
- the ppk1 gene encoding polyphosphate kinase 1 produces MTSLPTLPSSIQHNLETYINRELSLLEFHKRVLAQAKDIEHPLLERLNFLIIFSRNLDEFFEIRVASLIQQISLMSQATGPEGLPLVEVLKQISKNVHEAVEEQYKILNYTLLPQLQGYGVNFIQHADILEKHKEWIKEYFFKEVQPVVTPISLDPAHPFPRLVNKSLNFIVTLEGKDAFGRQIDLAIVPAPRSLPRLVKIPEYISGGAEHYILLSAIIHQHISDLFPGMKATGCYQFRVTRNADLTVSEDVEDLAEALKGELSSRRFGQAVRLEVGKKCPADIANYLLEQFDLDSEHLYYVDGPVNLARFISNFDLPDLRYKPYQQVLPRLLYDKKPIFSVLKAGDVLLHHPFDSFAPVIKFLREAAQDPNVLAIKQTLYRSGANSEIVQLLAEAARNGKEVTAVIELRARFDEESNIEVANVLQEAGAVVVYGIVGYKTHAKMILVVRREQDKIKRYVHLGTGNYHAVNAKIYTDFGLLTSDVEICEDVHKIFQELTGMGKMAKLKKLFHAPFTLHSQLLELIDQETKNSLAGKKAHIIIKVNALTEPQLISALYKASQAGVQIDLIIRSICCLRPQVAGLSENIRVRSIVGRYLEHTRVYYFYNDGDTKVYCASADWMGRNLFSRIETCFPIEDKKLKKQIIEDGLNNYLKDNRQAWELQADGTWVQDQPKRGQHLHIAQQHLMNLLG; encoded by the coding sequence ATGACATCATTGCCAACTTTACCTAGCTCAATCCAGCATAATTTAGAAACTTATATTAATAGAGAACTGTCCTTGTTAGAGTTCCATAAGCGGGTGCTTGCTCAAGCAAAAGATATTGAACATCCCTTACTTGAACGCTTAAATTTTTTAATTATTTTTTCACGTAATTTGGATGAGTTTTTTGAAATTCGTGTGGCAAGTCTAATTCAACAAATTAGCCTAATGAGTCAAGCAACTGGACCAGAAGGACTGCCATTAGTAGAAGTATTAAAACAAATTTCAAAAAATGTGCATGAGGCAGTTGAAGAACAATATAAAATTTTAAATTATACATTGTTGCCACAACTACAAGGCTATGGTGTTAATTTTATTCAACATGCTGACATATTAGAAAAACATAAAGAATGGATTAAAGAATACTTTTTTAAAGAAGTACAACCAGTTGTTACTCCAATTAGTCTTGATCCAGCACATCCATTCCCAAGATTGGTCAATAAAAGTCTCAATTTTATTGTTACCTTGGAAGGTAAAGATGCTTTTGGCCGTCAGATTGATTTAGCTATTGTGCCAGCCCCACGTTCTTTACCAAGACTTGTTAAAATTCCGGAATATATTTCCGGTGGTGCCGAGCATTACATTCTTTTATCGGCCATTATTCATCAACATATTTCAGATTTATTCCCAGGGATGAAAGCAACGGGGTGCTATCAATTTCGCGTAACACGAAATGCTGATTTAACCGTATCTGAAGATGTAGAAGATTTAGCGGAAGCTTTAAAAGGTGAGTTATCTTCACGTCGTTTTGGGCAAGCTGTTCGTCTCGAAGTAGGCAAAAAATGTCCTGCTGACATTGCAAATTATTTATTGGAACAGTTTGATTTAGATTCTGAACATCTTTATTACGTAGATGGTCCCGTAAATTTAGCCCGTTTTATTTCGAATTTTGATTTGCCAGATCTACGCTATAAACCCTATCAACAGGTCTTACCTCGGCTTCTGTATGATAAGAAACCGATTTTTAGTGTATTAAAAGCAGGGGATGTTTTACTCCATCATCCATTTGACTCTTTTGCACCTGTGATTAAGTTTCTTAGAGAAGCTGCACAAGATCCAAATGTATTGGCAATTAAACAAACGCTGTATCGTAGTGGCGCAAATTCTGAAATAGTGCAACTTCTTGCAGAAGCTGCTCGCAACGGAAAAGAAGTTACTGCTGTTATTGAGCTACGCGCACGCTTTGACGAAGAGTCCAATATTGAAGTTGCTAACGTACTACAAGAAGCTGGTGCAGTCGTAGTTTATGGAATTGTAGGTTATAAAACTCACGCCAAAATGATTTTAGTTGTTCGTCGTGAACAAGATAAAATCAAAAGATATGTACACTTAGGTACAGGCAATTACCATGCCGTGAATGCCAAGATTTATACAGATTTTGGTTTACTTACGAGTGATGTTGAAATCTGTGAAGATGTGCATAAAATTTTCCAAGAACTCACAGGTATGGGCAAAATGGCAAAGCTTAAAAAACTTTTCCATGCACCTTTTACCTTACATTCACAATTGCTTGAGTTAATTGACCAAGAAACTAAAAACAGTCTCGCAGGCAAAAAGGCCCACATTATAATTAAAGTGAATGCACTCACTGAGCCTCAGCTAATCAGTGCACTTTATAAGGCATCACAAGCAGGCGTACAAATTGATTTAATTATTCGTTCAATTTGTTGCTTAAGACCACAAGTTGCGGGTTTATCCGAAAATATTCGTGTACGCTCAATTGTTGGTCGTTATTTAGAACATACTCGCGTTTACTATTTTTACAATGATGGTGATACAAAGGTTTACTGTGCTAGTGCTGACTGGATGGGTCGTAACTTGTTCTCTCGTATAGAAACTTGTTTCCCTATTGAAGATAAAAAATTAAAGAAACAAATCATAGAAGATGGTTTAAATAATTATCTAAAAGACAATCGTCAAGCTTGGGAATTACAAGCAGATGGAACATGGGTACAAGACCAACCTAAACGTGGGCAGCACCTTCATATTGCACAACAACATTTAATGAACTTACTTGGGTAA
- the pqqB gene encoding pyrroloquinoline quinone biosynthesis protein PqqB — protein MYIYVLGSAAGGGFPQWNCNCPNCHGVRTGSIQAKARTQSSIAISENGIDWVLLNASPDIRQQLFEFKAAQPARKLRDTGITSVILMDSQLDHTTGLLTLREGCPMNVWCTEMVYQDLTSGFPVFNMLKHWNGGLQYNEINPKQAFKIDGFENLEFLPLIIKSAAPPYSPHRHDPHDGDNIALIIKDHKTQKQLFYAPGLGKIDDQIMQIMQSSDCVMIDGTLWTDDEMQQTGVGTKTGREMGHLYISGEGGSLSYLNQLSTPKKVLIHINNTNPILNENSSQFAELKANGVEVAYDGMQIEL, from the coding sequence ATGTATATTTATGTTTTAGGTTCAGCTGCCGGAGGCGGGTTCCCGCAGTGGAATTGTAATTGCCCGAATTGTCATGGTGTGCGCACAGGTTCAATCCAAGCCAAAGCCCGTACTCAATCATCAATTGCTATTTCTGAAAATGGAATAGACTGGGTTTTATTAAACGCATCACCTGATATCCGTCAGCAACTTTTCGAATTTAAAGCAGCTCAACCAGCGCGTAAATTGCGTGATACGGGAATAACAAGCGTTATTTTAATGGATAGTCAGTTAGACCATACCACTGGGCTTTTAACCTTACGTGAAGGTTGCCCAATGAATGTGTGGTGTACAGAAATGGTCTACCAAGATTTAACGAGCGGCTTTCCAGTATTTAATATGCTTAAACACTGGAATGGTGGTCTTCAATACAATGAAATTAATCCTAAACAAGCCTTTAAAATTGATGGTTTTGAAAATTTAGAATTTTTGCCTTTAATTATTAAAAGTGCAGCGCCACCATATTCACCGCATCGACATGATCCACATGACGGCGACAATATTGCTTTAATTATCAAAGATCATAAAACACAAAAGCAGTTGTTCTATGCACCGGGTCTTGGAAAAATTGATGACCAAATCATGCAGATTATGCAGAGTTCAGACTGCGTCATGATTGATGGTACGCTTTGGACAGACGATGAAATGCAGCAAACAGGGGTTGGAACTAAAACTGGCCGTGAAATGGGGCATTTATATATTAGTGGAGAAGGTGGTTCTCTGTCTTATTTAAATCAGCTGAGTACACCTAAAAAAGTGCTGATTCATATTAACAATACTAATCCAATTTTAAATGAAAACTCTAGCCAGTTTGCTGAGCTTAAAGCAAATGGCGTAGAGGTTGCCTATGATGGCATGCAGATTGAACTCTAA
- the pqqD gene encoding pyrroloquinoline quinone biosynthesis peptide chaperone PqqD, whose amino-acid sequence MNKEQFDLNLVPTWRQGYRFQFEPAQNGFVILYPEGMIKLNESAGAIGQYIDGQQNVSVIIAQLKQKFGDIAEIDQDVVDYMLVAKQQHWIDLI is encoded by the coding sequence ATGAATAAAGAGCAGTTTGATTTAAACCTTGTGCCAACATGGCGACAAGGTTACCGTTTTCAGTTCGAGCCGGCTCAAAATGGTTTTGTGATTTTATATCCTGAAGGCATGATCAAGTTAAATGAAAGTGCAGGGGCAATCGGACAATATATTGATGGGCAGCAAAATGTGTCCGTAATTATTGCTCAGTTAAAGCAAAAATTTGGTGATATTGCTGAGATAGATCAAGATGTAGTGGATTACATGCTGGTCGCAAAGCAACAACACTGGATTGATTTAATATGA
- the pqqA gene encoding pyrroloquinoline quinone precursor peptide PqqA, translating into MQWTKPAFTDLRIGFEVTMYFEAR; encoded by the coding sequence ATGCAATGGACTAAACCAGCTTTTACTGATTTACGTATTGGTTTTGAAGTTACTATGTACTTCGAAGCACGTTAA
- a CDS encoding TonB-dependent receptor: MTLTKKALVVAISTLLPFAVQANTDIEQQGNSEPVQKLKTIVVSAALKEQDVDKAPASISVITSEEIERSAALSLADVLQKQAGVYNYNSGQDKIVIRGMLNTSGNYTLILLNGKRMSSNGAMWRGNDFDWSAIPLNSIERVEVIRGPMSSLYGADAMGGVINIITKKAEDGQLHGSVFGQYNRADRGNGKDQFRYGFNLYGGLTDNVSFTLAGDAYNRDAWYRNGKPDPDGAYFVEKDTKNVNGTLSWNISDQQTLDLDLGYNNDKRPLTQDAATSIQESEMKRTNVGIAHRGKWGWGKTEAYIGKETAKIYDYDSEYDAPQSRNYKQENLIGRAFANFDWVMNNTTAGFDYKDQKITDVVSYIGTGKNQQKSYGVFVQNDTHINDALTLTLGGRYDDFDDFDGKSTGKAYLSYELAEGVVLKGGVGQAYKVPSPAQLDINYSMISCGGSCHIRGNPDLEPEESTNYEASLIVTRPNWNAGVTVFQNDVKNLIEAITLSDGDPRLVGDFRKIWTNVSRAELKGVELTGGYDFTDNLGVKANATYLDAKNKTTGKDLTERPEWLANGSVSWAPVEDFRVNAGVSYVGKQMYSATKELPAYTTYDVTFTSPLSPRLTLDYGVKNLTDVDLEDKNKTFNTKLYGRNYFVKATYSF, from the coding sequence ATGACGTTAACGAAAAAGGCGCTGGTGGTCGCCATCTCAACACTGCTTCCTTTCGCCGTTCAAGCAAATACAGATATTGAACAGCAGGGTAATAGTGAACCAGTTCAAAAACTTAAAACTATTGTGGTTTCTGCTGCATTAAAAGAACAAGACGTAGATAAAGCACCTGCATCCATTAGTGTGATCACGAGTGAAGAGATTGAACGCAGTGCAGCACTGAGCCTTGCTGATGTTTTACAAAAACAGGCTGGGGTTTATAACTATAATAGCGGTCAAGATAAAATCGTTATACGGGGAATGCTAAATACATCAGGCAATTACACACTCATTCTACTTAATGGCAAACGCATGTCATCTAATGGTGCCATGTGGCGTGGTAATGACTTTGACTGGAGTGCAATTCCTTTAAATAGTATTGAACGTGTTGAGGTTATTCGAGGACCAATGTCATCTCTCTATGGAGCAGATGCTATGGGTGGCGTAATCAATATTATTACCAAGAAAGCCGAAGATGGGCAGCTTCATGGTTCGGTCTTTGGACAATATAACCGAGCTGACCGTGGGAATGGTAAAGATCAATTCCGTTATGGATTTAACTTATATGGCGGTCTAACCGACAATGTAAGTTTTACTTTGGCCGGAGATGCTTATAATCGCGATGCATGGTATCGAAATGGCAAACCAGATCCAGATGGCGCTTACTTTGTAGAAAAAGACACCAAAAATGTAAATGGTACTTTAAGTTGGAATATTAGTGACCAACAAACTTTAGACCTAGATTTGGGCTATAACAACGATAAACGCCCACTTACTCAAGATGCTGCGACCTCAATTCAAGAGTCGGAAATGAAGCGTACCAATGTAGGAATTGCTCACCGCGGAAAATGGGGTTGGGGGAAAACAGAAGCTTATATTGGAAAAGAAACAGCCAAAATTTATGACTACGACAGCGAATATGATGCACCACAAAGTCGTAATTATAAGCAAGAAAACTTAATTGGTCGTGCTTTCGCGAACTTTGACTGGGTAATGAATAACACCACAGCTGGTTTTGATTATAAAGATCAAAAAATTACAGACGTTGTGAGTTATATCGGTACAGGGAAAAACCAGCAAAAAAGTTACGGTGTATTTGTTCAAAACGATACCCATATTAATGATGCACTGACCTTAACTCTAGGTGGCCGTTACGACGACTTTGATGACTTTGATGGTAAATCGACCGGTAAGGCCTATTTATCTTATGAACTTGCTGAAGGTGTTGTCTTAAAAGGTGGTGTTGGTCAAGCTTATAAAGTTCCGTCTCCAGCACAGTTAGATATCAATTACTCAATGATTTCATGTGGCGGTAGTTGTCACATTCGAGGTAATCCAGACCTCGAACCAGAAGAAAGTACCAACTACGAAGCATCTTTAATTGTAACCCGTCCAAACTGGAATGCTGGAGTTACAGTTTTCCAAAACGATGTGAAAAATCTCATTGAAGCCATTACCTTAAGTGATGGAGACCCGCGTTTAGTGGGTGATTTTAGAAAAATCTGGACTAATGTAAGCCGTGCAGAACTTAAAGGAGTTGAGCTTACAGGTGGTTACGACTTCACGGATAATCTAGGTGTTAAGGCAAATGCCACTTACCTCGATGCAAAAAATAAAACCACAGGTAAAGACTTAACTGAACGACCAGAATGGCTGGCTAATGGTTCAGTTTCTTGGGCACCAGTTGAAGACTTCCGTGTAAATGCGGGCGTAAGCTACGTTGGTAAACAAATGTACTCTGCAACTAAAGAGTTACCAGCCTATACCACTTATGATGTGACATTTACTTCACCACTTTCGCCACGCTTAACATTGGACTATGGCGTAAAAAACCTGACCGATGTTGATCTGGAAGATAAAAACAAAACCTTTAACACTAAACTTTATGGCCGCAATTACTTTGTAAAAGCGACTTATAGTTTCTAA
- a CDS encoding bifunctional metallophosphatase/5'-nucleotidase, with protein MTNLTTLFKVTTLSLAVTLLAGCNDDDNDTTSPVQRSNQTVNILAFNDFHGNLEPPKRYVEAPNPNDAAQSVRIPVGGVSYFADAIKKLKAENPNNAVVSAGDLISASPLTSSLFLDEPTIEVMNDIQIDFNAVGNHEFDRGTDELRRLKNGGCQQYTSTAPCQISKNFSGAKFDFLAANVAMKNDASKTIFPAYKVKTYGGIPVAFIGLTLKATPSIVSAAGIKDVEFRDEADTVNALIPELQKQGIEAIVVVVHEGAAPSTKFNEKTCDGLSGPILGILDKLDPAVDIVVSGHTHQSYICDYATKNPAKPFLLTSAGQYGTLITDIKVELDGKTGDVIKKDAKQVPIQSEAYTSGTTTVSLTDLYQKFSKTPSIEAILDKYRQAVTTISSRVVGTTTAVVSRNQVESGESPLGIMIADAQQAFALKASNQGSDFTLMNPGGVRADLLINSSNQITFGDVFAVQPFGNSIVTLSLTGKQIRDVIEQQWSGANANSARILQPSKELSYQYLANAAVSPRASNIMVAGSPLVDSKVYRVTVNSFLADGGDNFTVLKEGQNRVGGGQDIDALESYVAKNSPLIIPATTRIKVIK; from the coding sequence ATGACAAATTTAACAACACTTTTTAAAGTAACTACACTTTCTCTGGCAGTAACGTTATTAGCTGGATGTAATGACGATGATAACGATACAACATCACCTGTCCAAAGAAGCAATCAGACTGTAAATATTTTAGCTTTTAATGACTTTCACGGAAATCTTGAGCCACCTAAGCGTTATGTTGAAGCACCAAATCCAAATGATGCAGCTCAATCTGTTCGTATTCCTGTGGGTGGCGTAAGCTACTTTGCAGACGCAATTAAAAAACTTAAAGCAGAAAATCCAAATAATGCTGTCGTTTCGGCAGGTGATTTAATTAGCGCATCTCCTCTAACCTCTTCTTTATTTTTAGATGAACCGACCATTGAAGTCATGAATGATATTCAAATTGACTTTAATGCTGTGGGTAACCATGAATTTGACCGTGGTACAGATGAATTACGCCGTTTAAAGAACGGTGGATGTCAGCAATACACAAGTACGGCGCCTTGCCAAATTAGTAAAAACTTTAGTGGTGCAAAATTTGACTTCCTTGCTGCTAACGTAGCAATGAAGAATGATGCGAGCAAAACGATCTTTCCTGCATATAAAGTCAAAACTTATGGTGGAATTCCAGTTGCATTTATTGGTTTAACTCTTAAAGCAACGCCAAGTATTGTTTCTGCTGCTGGCATTAAAGACGTTGAGTTTCGTGATGAAGCGGATACGGTAAATGCATTGATTCCTGAGTTACAAAAACAAGGAATTGAAGCAATTGTAGTGGTGGTACATGAAGGTGCAGCGCCAAGTACTAAGTTTAATGAGAAAACATGTGATGGTTTAAGCGGCCCGATTTTAGGAATTTTGGATAAGCTTGATCCAGCAGTTGATATTGTTGTTTCAGGTCACACGCATCAATCTTATATTTGTGACTATGCAACCAAAAATCCGGCAAAACCATTCTTACTTACTTCGGCTGGACAATATGGCACGCTCATTACTGACATCAAGGTTGAACTTGATGGTAAAACTGGTGATGTGATTAAAAAAGATGCTAAACAAGTTCCTATACAAAGCGAAGCCTATACGTCTGGTACAACCACTGTAAGCCTTACCGATCTCTATCAAAAATTTAGTAAAACCCCAAGCATTGAAGCCATTTTAGATAAGTACCGTCAAGCGGTGACCACCATTTCAAGCCGTGTGGTTGGAACTACAACAGCAGTAGTCAGTCGTAATCAAGTTGAAAGTGGTGAAAGCCCGTTGGGTATTATGATTGCCGATGCTCAACAAGCCTTTGCCTTAAAGGCAAGTAACCAAGGCTCTGACTTTACCTTAATGAACCCAGGTGGTGTCCGTGCCGATCTACTCATCAATAGCAGTAATCAAATCACCTTTGGCGATGTTTTTGCGGTGCAACCTTTTGGTAACTCTATTGTGACTTTGAGCTTAACTGGCAAACAAATTAGAGATGTAATTGAACAGCAATGGTCTGGTGCAAATGCAAATTCAGCTAGAATTTTACAGCCATCTAAAGAATTAAGTTATCAATATTTGGCAAATGCGGCTGTTTCACCAAGAGCAAGTAACATTATGGTTGCTGGTTCACCATTGGTTGACAGTAAAGTATACCGCGTAACGGTAAATAGCTTTTTGGCAGATGGTGGTGACAACTTTACGGTATTAAAAGAAGGCCAAAACCGTGTAGGTGGTGGTCAAGATATTGATGCCCTTGAAAGCTATGTCGCTAAGAATTCACCTTTAATTATTCCAGCGACTACTCGAATTAAAGTCATCAAATAG
- the pqqC gene encoding pyrroloquinoline-quinone synthase PqqC has product MTQTPEALTTEQFQQAIIDKGQYYHIYHPFHVMMYEGRATQQQIQAWVANRYYYQINIPLKDAAIMANCPDQRVRQEWIQRMIDQDGEYPDGGGREAWLQLAESVGLSREQVISEELVLPGVRFAVDAYVNFARRASWREAASSSLTELFAPQIHQSRLDSWPQHYSWIDDKGYEYFRSRLSQARRDVEHGLTITLDSFTTFEQQERMLEILQFKLDILWTILDALTLAHVHNEAPYHTVTSKRVWHKGLFK; this is encoded by the coding sequence ATGACTCAAACACCTGAAGCTTTAACAACAGAACAATTCCAACAAGCCATTATTGATAAAGGCCAGTACTATCATATCTATCATCCATTTCACGTGATGATGTATGAAGGGCGAGCAACTCAACAGCAAATTCAGGCTTGGGTGGCAAACCGATATTACTATCAAATTAATATTCCGCTTAAAGATGCAGCCATTATGGCAAATTGCCCCGACCAGCGAGTCCGTCAAGAATGGATTCAACGCATGATCGACCAAGATGGTGAATATCCTGATGGTGGTGGTCGAGAAGCATGGTTGCAGTTAGCTGAATCTGTGGGCTTGAGTCGTGAACAAGTTATTTCTGAAGAACTGGTATTACCAGGTGTGCGCTTTGCCGTAGATGCATATGTGAACTTTGCACGCCGTGCTTCATGGCGTGAAGCAGCAAGTAGCTCTTTAACTGAACTTTTTGCCCCACAAATTCATCAGTCGCGACTTGATTCATGGCCGCAGCACTATTCATGGATTGATGATAAAGGCTATGAGTATTTCCGTTCTCGTTTAAGTCAGGCACGTCGTGACGTTGAACATGGTTTAACGATTACGCTTGATTCATTTACAACTTTTGAGCAACAAGAGCGAATGCTTGAAATATTGCAGTTTAAACTGGATATTTTATGGACCATTTTAGATGCTTTAACACTTGCACATGTTCACAATGAAGCACCATATCACACTGTGACAAGCAAACGGGTTTGGCACAAAGGACTATTTAAATGA